GGCCTTCATTAGTGTCTCCATCATAATCATCTTTTGTAGATAGGAGGTAATTAACCTGAGGTCCAAAACCTAAACTTAGTTTATGCCAGATGTTATACTCTATGAAAAAGGGTATAAGTATACTAGTTTCACCTAAAACAGAACCATTAACATCCTCTCTAAAATTGTTGTCGTTAGAGTCAAAAATATTTTGGTTACTATAATTTATATCCACTTTAGTTCCCCAGAATGATAACAGCAAACCTGAGGAGAGTTCAACCTTATAAGAAAGAGGCACACTAACTCCTCCTCCAAAATAACCTCCAAGTACATAATCAAATACTAAAAAATCACTCTTTACAGATTGGAGTTTACTAGATGAATACTTAGAGTAGTTTGCTCCAGCTTTTAATTTATAGCTAATTATTTTTTGACCGTAGGATAACGCAGTAATAGAGCAACCTATAAAAAACATTACAATATTCTTTGTCATAAATATATTTTTCATTCTTTTAAATATAAACTTACACGTGTTTTCCTACTTCAAATCCGTGTTTTCCGAGATATTGATTTCCAGAATCTATGGCATCTTCCTCTAGGGTAGTTCCCATCGAGTCGTTCCAGCGGTTAAGGTATCCAAAGAGTGAAATCACTCCCAGCATCTCTACAATCTCACCTTCATTCCAGTATTTATATAATTCTTCCTTGATTTTTGCATCTACAGCATTTGGTACTTGACTTGCTGCTAGTGAGAAATCAAGCGCAGCACGCTCTGCATCAGAAAAGGCAGCGTGATGTCTGTATTCCCAGATGTTATCTAGTTGCTCTTGCTCTGCTCCATAACGCTCTGCAGCACGTATGGCGTGCGCCTGGCAATAACGACATCCAGTAGCATTACTAGATACCCAAGCAATCATACGTTTTAAGGCAGAAGTCACTCGGCCTTGGTTTGCCATCACAGCTTTGTTAAGATTTATAAATGCGCGTGAGATATCAGGACGACGCTGCATTGTAAGTACCGAGTTGGGACAAAAGCCTAGTGTCTCATTAAAAAATAGGGCAAGTTCTTTGGTTGTCTCATCATGTTCGGCAGAGAGTGGAGTTACTAATGGCATCGTATATATTTTAAATTAATGTTCTTATTTACGCTTTCGCGAAAGCAATATAGGCATTTTATCTACCAATTTTGTACCTTCATATTTCAAGCAAAACACACATAAAATGGCTGGACATACAGTAACTACAATTTATAAGCAAGGAATGCAATTTGAAACAGATAGCCCTACGGGTTATAAGGTTTTAATAGATACTTCTCCAGAAAATGGAGGTAATAACGATGGAATGGGGCCTAAGGCAATGATGCTTTCTGGTCTTGCGGGATGTACTGGTTTAGACATTGTTTTTGTGCTAAATAAAATGAGGGTAGACGTGCCTAAATTTAAAATGATTGTAAAAGGAGAACTCACAGAGGAGCACCCTAAAACATATCACACCGTATGGCTAGATTATCACTTTTATGGTGATGACTTAAATGAAGAAAAAATCCAAAAAGCAGTAACACTCTCTGAAGATCAATACTGTGGAGTGATGGAAATGTTTAGAAAATTTGCCGATTTAAAAGTAGGCGTACACTTTCACGCAC
The genomic region above belongs to Dokdonia sp. Dokd-P16 and contains:
- a CDS encoding outer membrane beta-barrel protein, which gives rise to MTKNIVMFFIGCSITALSYGQKIISYKLKAGANYSKYSSSKLQSVKSDFLVFDYVLGGYFGGGVSVPLSYKVELSSGLLLSFWGTKVDINYSNQNIFDSNDNNFREDVNGSVLGETSILIPFFIEYNIWHKLSLGFGPQVNYLLSTKDDYDGDTNEGPIVFIDEEPFGVDLIIQSSYDLSSKIEIEGGYYFGLNHRDGIKASVFQLGLAYKL
- a CDS encoding carboxymuconolactone decarboxylase family protein — protein: MPLVTPLSAEHDETTKELALFFNETLGFCPNSVLTMQRRPDISRAFINLNKAVMANQGRVTSALKRMIAWVSSNATGCRYCQAHAIRAAERYGAEQEQLDNIWEYRHHAAFSDAERAALDFSLAASQVPNAVDAKIKEELYKYWNEGEIVEMLGVISLFGYLNRWNDSMGTTLEEDAIDSGNQYLGKHGFEVGKHV
- a CDS encoding OsmC family protein, whose protein sequence is MAGHTVTTIYKQGMQFETDSPTGYKVLIDTSPENGGNNDGMGPKAMMLSGLAGCTGLDIVFVLNKMRVDVPKFKMIVKGELTEEHPKTYHTVWLDYHFYGDDLNEEKIQKAVTLSEDQYCGVMEMFRKFADLKVGVHFHALSELNEESEN